ggttcaaaaatgaaaaaagaggttccagacttaattgacaccctgtattgTTAAAGCCTTCTCAtaactgttaaaaaatgtttgtttgtttgttttacaaatgttaAGACTGCTACATTTCATAGTTGAGGAATATTTGACATATCTCCAACTTGTGTCAGAGATGTatcaaaatcaaacttcaaatACTTATAGATCctttatatattattcaatgacACTATTACTTTTGTTGAAACAATGCATTGGTACTATACAAAGTGGCTATTTCACAACGATATTTGACCGTCATTTCAACAACATACAGCACAACTACGATAGTCACCAGTTTTTAAGttaatagataatataaaactagataaaaattaaatttcagttccagacttaattgacaccctgtatacagtGTGTTTTGCgggtaataacatttttatttgtacaaaataagaAGACAATTCAAATATCGTTTCTAACTTCATGAACtcattacttatataaatatatgtatgatataatataatatgatttttataaattaccctTGCAAACCAGGAAAAGTGATATACCTAGTAATCTGTTCACCAGttcattgtttaaacaatgttcataaaacaatatttttctaatgatATACATTCACGTATCACCtgtatcaattaaataaaacttcaattttctttttcaaaatgacaattagtattttttagcaaataaaattcattaattttccCATTACCGTTATAGAGAATTCCatatcatagtttttttttcctaaaactgTGTATTAAAAGGGTACTCGGGGTGCTTTCTGGCTCTGAAACATGACATAACATTGGacttaataatgttttcaatttatattctattttcgTACTTTATATAACGTAATAACGCTGAATAAATGCTAATAACGGACTTCTTACAAATAAGAACTCCACTCACAACTGTTGCTGTTAGCttggttttttattgttacttttcaACAACTATTTCCAACACTTAATCAGTTGTGAAATGGAAGAACTTAGTAGCAACCATAGTCAATATCAATACAAATCTAAAGGTATGAGCAACCATAGCCAatcttaatacaaatataaagtggaaataacaacaatcaatctTAATATGAATGTAAGAGTAGGAGCAATCACTGTCAGTCTTAATACAAAGGTAAGGTAGAGGTGAGCTTAATTAATTGTGAGCTTCAAGTAATTGAAGCAACATAAATCGCAAAAACGCTAATAATTGtgactatattaatataatcaaagcTAATACTATaaagttttcttaatatttaaactaggaaattaactaattttagaaTGTTAAGGCATAATTTGTGCAATgcatatagtttattatattgtttattgcattATAGTCAATGCTTGTAAGTTCTATAATAATTAAGATTGTTTGTATTTGGCTGTCAATTTCAATGGTGGGTTGAAATTATTTTCGTCTAACTCATAAAAGATAACTATGccttgttattttgtattaaatatacttacGAGTTATAAGTCATAGTACGAAAGTCATTGTGGAGAGTTTGGATGTATTCTATGTCTTGTATATCTAAATTGAAGTTAAAAACGTTCATATTTTCTTGAAGCCTTTCTTCTTCTGCAGTTTTTACTATAGGGATTACACCAAGCTGTACCTGAAAGTTTTTTCAGGTGTACATTTTCAGTATCGAGTCATATTAGAATGCTGTACTTGACTAGCTATGGTAGACCTCTTGAGTCTTGAGTGCTAGGAAACAATGCTAGCGCTTCTAAATATGTGGTATATAACACTGTACATAATTACCAGGGTGGTGCTGGAGGActctttgttaatttattaaaaaaaaaatattaattgttaaattatatatgatGGCCATATGTTCTTTCTAGATTCACAGTTTAGTGATATGATAACACTCCAATTAACTATGTTGTTTCAACCTATTCACATGCAGCTTCTCAGACAATGTAAAGGTACTAAGAAACGAAAATAAAACCAATCAGGTGATATGGATCATATACATACTTTTAGTCGTAATATCTAAAAAACTACAggtaaaaattgatttttttgatataagatacatatatacaataaacTTATTAGGTTATCAGTGTCCAGAGTTGTTTATCATTAATAGGAACAATTTACTTTGCCTTAAAAGTTCTGGTTTATTGAGTTGTCTCCATATATTGATTACATTGCAGTTACAACATAATCATACAGTCATTAGTTTTTCTCACCGTGCGACACCAATACGGACTCACGATCACGTGCCCCTCACTATCTTCGCGCTGTGCCGCACATAATGGTAAACCGTAACAGTGAATGACCGTTTAATTACTCTGCAACTGAAGTGAAATCATAGACAATAGAAAATAGACAAACTTCTGTATTTATATGTTCTTTGAAATAGTAATTGCGTCAacagttttacataaaacaaaaagtttggttaaagttaaaagttaaaagttcaGATATAATTTGtcttgattaaaatgtatgtaaagttaAAACCAAGTGAGATTAATCTGGTTGTTTCTCCAGTTGACAAATACTTCCAAGGTGTAGAAGGATGCTTGttgaatgttttgttttcacgaATTCTCTTTAACTGTTGAGGTAGGAGGTTGAACAGCTTGGCTCCTGCGTAGCACGGTTTCTTCTCGTAGAGGGACGTGAGGTGAATCAGCATAGCAAAGTTTGTGTTATTCCTAGTGCTGTATTGGTGAGCATCTCCTAGTTTCTGGTGATTCCTGTCTACTGCATGTCTGATCACTTCAAGAATGTAAAGTGATGTGGCAGTCAGTATTTTAAGTTCTTGGAACACACTTCGACAAGAGTCATGTTGGTTTAGGCCTATTACAGTTCTCACTGCTTTCTTATGTACAGTACCAAGACTCTGCTTACATACCTGGCAGAGGAGTTTCCCCACACTATAAGTCCATACCGAATATGCGACTCAAATAGCTAGTGGTATGCTACTTTTGGTGTTTCAAGGTTAcaggagttttattatttttattttgagtgcaTAGAGGCTggtatttaatgttttacaaaagttGTCTACATGTGATGCCCAAGTGAGTTTGCTATCAATTTTAACTCAGATATATTTTGCTTCACTTTCTAATTAAATGTCTGGTAGCCCTGGCAAGTCAGTGATTCTGTTCCCGATATTTAATTGTTGAGTTTTTTCTCATTAAGTACAAggaaagtgtttttaaaatactgCTTAGCCATGTTGTATGTAACAAAGGAtgacatttataatgtttttttactgttcGTCGGCATCTAGGAGTGCAGTGCCATCTGCGTACTACATAATAGCTTGCCCATATTCTTGAATATATTTTGGCAGGTCGTTGGTCAGCAGGATGAAAAGATTAGTCCTAATACTGAGCCTTGGGGTACACCTTTAATGATTGGGAGTAAATTTAACCTTGCTATATGGGTAGTATGGTTTTTTGTGTATGTTACATCAACTATTTGTGTTCTTCCTACCAGATAGCTTGAAAACCAATTTGAAGCTTTGCCTTTTATTTCCATGCCCTTCATTTTGATTAGCAGTAGAGAGTGGTCTAAAGTTTAAAATGCCTAGTCTAAGACAAACCCCGTAACAGATGCTCCTTCCTCCATCTGATTGATAATGTACTCAACAATGCTAGCCATGGCTGTTGTTGGTTGACCTACCCATGTTGTTGACCACTAGGATGTTGTTATTAATAAGATAACTCATTAATATTATACGGATACAACTCAATAGACATTTATAGAACTCAAAGGcaaggtaaaatattcaaaataaacctttaaacattTGTCAGTAACTTGGCCAATTGcaaaaaataacataaagtaCTCATAGAGTAGAGGTATATCTGGTACTGAAGTATAAGGGAAAACTCTTAAGATGTACCAATGATACTCCAGACATTTTGGACTCACTgattgtttacattgttttataatgagtGTGATACTCACGGTGTACCGGAGGCATACTTGGGCCACAGTCTTATTGTATCTTTCACCAATAGAAGTCAAGCGATGGTTTTCCAATACGACTTGCCTTCTCTCCTCAGGTGTGAGTTCTATAGCCCTACCAGGAGCCCCCAGCGGTCTGTAGCCCATCACTGCAACGTCTCGCTCCTTGCAGAACTGGATCAGCTGTGTCTGCGGCAGCCTTACTGAACACTCTATCTGATACACACAAAGCTTGGATGTACAGGGCTTATAAACACACACAGTTCTAGAATACCTACATTAAAACGTTGGTTCACTTTTTGTAATCTTTGAGTATATGTCTAGTCTGTATCTGTAAGACACCTATCACTTTTTCCCCAATAAATGGGCCCATGTAGATATAAAATTACATCGCGGTGTGAGTGGGATGACTGTTTCACTTGCTATCATGTAAAGTTCATTACTGAGGATAAgctaatttgaaagaaaaaacaattcgtgcttttgttttgttttatgttacaaacCAAGTTTCTACAACTGATATCTGTTCTCTCTTTTAGGTATCAAGACCTAAAACTCAAGGTTAAGCgttcataaaaattaacaaaacaataaaatttatcgtactatcactagtataaacaaattcaacattttccaatatataatttttattttgatttccattgttagctcactgggcttgagtgccatgttgaatgtagaatcttggagcattggaaaaaaggtttatcgtactatcactagtataaacaaattcaacattttccaatatataatttttattttgatttccattgttagctcactgggcttgagtgccatgttgaatgtagaatcttggagcattggaaaaaaggtttatcgtactatcactagtataaacaaattcaacattttccaataaaacaataaaatgacaatagaCACGCCAAGCAGTTGTaactcaaaacatatattttttatatgccaATTAAAAGAGCCAATGTATTAACTTATctaaatacttattaaaagtaATAGGTATACTGTAATAGACTTTTATACTCAACCATTCAAAATGATGctaattttatgttttcacaCCTGATATCTATCAACAATTTgagtaaacatttacaatttttctaaattcatattaattttataatattaaaaaatgattgtcagaaaagtttttaacatttgttaatcATCTACGAATTACTAGAAGAATATAAACTGATAATTTTTGAACCCACTAATGTAAAGCAattgcaaattataaaataatctagaTTGAAATCAATAGAGCTGATAGTTTACCATGGAGATTATGTTTGTGTAAAGAATAATACGTACATACAGTGTTTGTTTTTGACTGAAAATTTGAGTGTTTTAGATCTAGACTATAAGTATAGTGTTGAGGTGGAGGAGAAATTGAAGGGAATAACATCTTCTTACCAACTGTTAGGAGTTTCATCCTGATAGAGATTGTGAGTATGGAAGTTTGGCAGTGGACATATAACACTGGGATAATTACCTTGTTGACTACTGGCTTGTTGTTTGGCAGTGAACATGTAACTCTGGGATGATTACCTTGTTGACTACTGGCTTGTTGTTTGGCAGTGGACATATAACACTGGGATAATTACCTGGTTGACTACTGGCTTGTTGTTTGGCAGTGAACATGTAACTCTGGGATGATTACCTTGTTGACTACTGGccagcgacgtaactaggttattcagcacccggggcaaacacctattttggcgcccctcccccccaccaattgaactgaaactaattccttataactcctcttaaaaagtgtggtgtgtccatcggtaccgggtacgctacattaatactatcttgaatcttgatcttaaaatactcaacctcaagttcaaagtatataggcctaaatatatatttggtaaataatagaatacgtattttcaaaaaacaaatagtttatttcaaaacaacaccatttatactaaaacacttatgatagtaaattatgtaaaatattgatttaaacatttaaattgttcttagaatttaacttttcgggcttttcttgcagcaaatgtactgacaatctcactgaagcatagttttgaggctacctggtgctcaatggaaataatccctaggtttgtcagcctctgttgccctgtcaaattccgtaaataattttttattattttaagtttactaaaaacttctttcattcgaagccactgaaaccggaattgtcaagaagatccgtaaggcagtcattatgtttggatatacatcctccattttgttcacacacaaaaatttcagaagatcaatcgaattgggctgtttggatatttggtactaaatccaaaccatggtattttgaaactttccacttcagttgccaattcgtctttgtccaagtcttctttatatttggaggctaattcaattgctttagcctttaggtcatccccactcattgttccaaagctagctccgttgagaaaaccaaacaaatgatttatgttttgaatagagttgaatctttctctgagttcacaaagaatgcgatcgacgatttctaatagctgctgttgaaatttcttctcttctgagaattcaggtgcttcatcttcggcattctcatcaaacatgcgcttttttcttctctttcgaactactttgaaatgaggatcaaggccaagatttgttgccatttctttggcttctttcattgcagcgtttgaatagtttgccctttccgagtctagttcagagatcaaacgactgatgtgtttggccgatctatgtatggtgatattctccacttgtaggagcttgttcacaatgtcaatgcgggtcaattgcttgtaccaaaaacaggagaggaactataaactcaaactgcttgacatttttcaaaagattagctgcttcagtttttgtgtttcatctgaggtagttaggctggttctgaggtcattttaaagcatttataattttacctagatgcttgtatataacttgtacagcttccctcttagtcgaccatctggtgttactttgtagttttagagatagagggacatgttttaataaaacctcccatctattggtcgaggaagcaaaaaaattgtacaagcagttaagagttccaaagtatgactgtacctccctgacatactagcagcatttgcacctactaaatttaaggaatgagccgcgcaaggcacaaaataagccaggttgttttcggcaagaatcctagattggacgcctttgtatttgccagccatattcgaaccattgtcatagcactggccccggcagttcttcaaatctaagccatcttttttgattttctctgaaatttcttgcgaaagacccaatccagttttttcaccaacttttacaaaatcaataaaactctccactacctccggaccctgttcggtgattttcacataacgaaggacttgaggacatttgctccaaatgacttacgtcggggagtacagtcaaacataattgaaaagtattttgaagccttgatgtcacaaaatatgttttctctgacttttcctgcaataatgtctaaaaaattcattctgggatgagcggcgaaaagtaactgacttggccttttttatggcgaagaatgtgctctttcagaggtgcatggtaatgagatactagttcaatagtgttcaaaaaacctaccgcatctagggtcactgaaatccaggtttttcattggagcctcgtaatgggctgccatcttttgctaggtgtaagattacatcaatgatagcatacaaaaacacccttccagtgtgcctcttcaagtgcaatcatgtcttgtagttctttgtcaatgccagaaacgtttacttaaactagattctaaatttttccaagcacaaaagcactgtttgtgatttaaggagttctcatgctcaggaatccgttcactcaatttcttccactgagtgaacccttcatctttggctaaagcagaaaatcttatgtggatgttgatgttcagtgtgcgaaaaaaagtttgcatggatacaatacaaggaattgtttgatttgctatagactagccatgttcgatgtacttttaagccattaggcataatttttttgtaaaccactcttttagtcaactgtctcccatctcttaaagtattgttaagatcaggttctattttcccttcattcaataatctcgatacgagaaaacatctgtctgcatccgaaatggtattaggccacttcccccggatcttttagatcaatagatttagtagactcaccatgggttggatcagttgtcaaactcgtagacgtaccattattatacttttgctccggttgaaacatctcgatctcttcaccctcgacgtcatcctgggtgaccgttggtacaactggaagttcttccagctgagattttccgtaccaagattagcattagttgaaaacacgtcttggactgcatcagctgatgaccctccatcttcaaaaagtcgtacttgtactacagctgatttcatctgaaaaaaataaaaaaattcgagttaccttcattcgataaaataataattattggtaatatttgtcaatttgtggtagaacttagctgtttaaattgtgccgtatttatctaaaagcatagtttaacgctaaattaaacaatactgccgacaaagcatctcctactatactattttttttaaataaattatgacgttcttagttcttggttaaagcgaaatgtcgtcttcaagtgtgacgatgactagatttgctgcttgttagcgtttctaagaaatagcttaagaagaagaaagcttaaaaccctgtgttcaattatatatttttttaaacacagattcatatcaatagtacgctgctacagttacagaaaagttaattatgatatatttttaaggtttcaataagttaatcattaatctgtattagttaataaatacaaagtaacaaagtactgtatatctatcttacctacctttactgtttgtttcatttagccatgatgatagaagagacgagattgatgtgcttctttttttctctctttagctcttttgcgattttccgcaccagacagtttttttcgacatgactaatattcacaaacacgaaaataatattgctagtaacactcaaagaaacagctccgcaaccacattacgtgaaccgaaccactgatgatgtatataatgaagtagaagtatgaactattgtcaacaatagtagtgcacaactgcacaacatacgcagttagtctgttagtcaaggtcaggccagcgagcatcgatgtgttgtgtttgtggcaatgtggcatgtgtggtgcggtgagagggatgggggagctgcgggtgggagccgggaggggaaggaagtgtctgacgccgcgccgtcctagtgagtcattccacagataacacagtgtgcccatactcgttctgtacaagttcatgcagaccgtaaacatgattcgtaaatagtcagatagcattcatcatttcactttgcattttcttagacttaaatcaaataaaaataataaatataatgattttcttttgcaacacacctcgcattaaaaaaatattttcaacaatttttattagaaaaatctgtggccgtgttggcgcccccccaacaacttgcgcccggggcacatgccccgcgtgcccccccctagttacgtcgctgcTACTGGCTTGTTGTTTGGCAGTGGACATGTAACTCTGGGATGATTACCTTGTTGACTACTGGCTTGTTGTTTGGCAGTGAACATGTAACTCTGGGATGATTACCTTGTTGACTACTGGCTTGTTGTTTGGCAGTGAACATGTAACTCTGGGATGATTACCTTGTTGACTACTGGCTTGTTGTTTGGCAGTGGACATATAACACTGGGATAATTACCTGGTTGACTACTGGCTTGTTGTTTGGCAGTGAACATGTAACTCTGGGATGATTACCTGGTTGACTACTGGCTTGTTGTTTGGCAGTGAACATGTAACTCTGGGATGATTACCTTGTTGACTACTGGCTTGTTGTTTGGCAGTGGACATGTAACTCTGGGATGATTACCTTGTTGACTACTGGCTTGTTGTTTGGCAGTGAACATGTAACTCTGGGATAATTACCTTGTTGACTACTGGCTTGTTGTTTGGCAGTGGACATATAATACTGGGATAATTACCTGGTTGACTACTGGCTTGTTGTTTGGCAGTGGACATGTAACTCTGGGATGATTACCTTGTTGACTACTGGCTTGTTGTTTGGCAGTGAACATGTAACTCTGGGATAATTACCTTGTTGACTACTGGCTTGTTGTTTGGCAGTGGACATATAATACTGGGATAATTACCTGGTTGACTACTGGCTTGTTGTTTGGCAGTGAACATGTAACTCTGGGATGATTACCTTGTTGACTACTGGCTTGTTGTTTGGCAGTGAACATGTAACTCTGGGATAATTACCTTGTTGACTACTGGCTTGTTGTTTGGCAGTGGACATATAACACTGGGATAATTACCTTGTTGACTACTGGCTTGTTGTTTGGCAGTGAACATGTAACTCTGGGATGATTACCTTGTTGACTACTGGCTTGTTGTTTGGCAGTGAACATGTAACTCTGGGATGATTACCTTGTTGACTACTGGCTTGTTGTTTGGCAGTGGACATGTAACACTGGGTTGATTACCTGGTTGACTACTGGCTTGATATTTGCAATATCCAGGATCCTCTGGAGTTGATTGCTGTTGAAGTTGGACACTCCGATACTCCTGACAAGGCCTCTGCTGACACAGGTCTCCATTTGCCTCCAGACATCTTCTAGTGTTGTCGTGTCAAACTCATTGAATTCTTGATGTTTGAAATTATCTTTTGTTTTAGTCTAAAATGGAAACACGCGTATAATTTTAATCCAAAAGTATCATTGGTTCTAATTTTATGAACAGCAATGTCTAGtttgtttaaagaaaatgaaatgtataaaacttttgtaCACTAATTTGTTAATCCTATGTAGGCGAGCAAGAAAAGTGAAATACTAGTAGCTTTCGCACCATTCACATCGTGTTAAGTTGCCCTCTCGACTGCATAGTAAACATTTGAgagataacataattttaaaaacataccaaCATACAATagaataagaaaaaca
The Homalodisca vitripennis isolate AUS2020 chromosome 1, UT_GWSS_2.1, whole genome shotgun sequence DNA segment above includes these coding regions:
- the LOC124361304 gene encoding aldo-keto reductase family 1 member B1-like isoform X1; protein product: MPPDIPTIKLNNGISIPALGLGTYKLKHMTEEIVGAAIDAGYRLIDTSPVYNDNEVAVGRAVRDRIRKKVIKREDLIVVSKLWNSHHSEGEVLKACEKSLRYLSINYIDLYLINWPFGVKTKTKDNFKHQEFNEFDTTTLEDVWRQMETCVSRGLVRSIGVSNFNSNQLQRILDIANIKPVVNQIECSVRLPQTQLIQFCKERDVAVMGYRPLGAPGRAIELTPEERRQVVLENHRLTSIGERYNKTVAQVCLRYTVQLGVIPIVKTAEEERLQENMNVFNFNLDIQDIEYIQTLHNDFRTMTYNSARKHPEYPFNTQF
- the LOC124361304 gene encoding aldo-keto reductase family 1 member B1-like isoform X2: MPPDIPTIKLNNGISIPALGLGTYKLKHMTEEIVGAAIDAGYRLIDTSPVYNDNEVAVGRAVRDRIRKKVIKREDLIVVSKLWNSHHSEGEVLKACEKSLRYLSINYIDLYLINWPFGVKTKTKDNFKHQEFNEFDTTTLEDVWRQMETCVSRGLVRSIGVSNFNSNQLQRILDIANIKPVVNQIECSVRLPQTQLIQFCKERDVAVMGYRPLGAPGRAIELTPEERRQVVLENHRLTSIGERYNKTVAQVCLRYTVQLGVIPIVKTAEEERLQENMNVFNFNLDIQDIEYIQTLHNDFRTMTYNSGSC